A region from the Enoplosus armatus isolate fEnoArm2 chromosome 24, fEnoArm2.hap1, whole genome shotgun sequence genome encodes:
- the ndfip2 gene encoding NEDD4 family-interacting protein 2: MDPASRYQVLHNEDDCSEASTSEQQPCTSATAQAGTSGQEQSQAQAGPAPAPEAGEASGSRTQGEAEAPPPPYASIDLGATAAAPETSFRSDFPVPPPYSVATSLPTYDEAEKAKAAAMATSTVEVMPRDDEFPPRDDFSDADQLRVGNDGIFMLAFFMAFLFNWIGFCLSFCLTNTIAGRYGAICGFGLSLIKWILIVRFSDYFTGYFNGQYWLWWIFLLLGLLLFFRGFVNYLKVRNMSENMATSHRTRLFFLY; the protein is encoded by the exons ATGGATCCAGCAAGCCGATACCAAGTG TTGCACAATGAGGATGACTGCTCGGAGGCCTCGACCAGCGAGCAGCAGCCGTGCACGTCTGCCACAGCCCAGGCCGGTACGTCCGGCCAGGAACAGAGCCAGGCCCAGGCTGGCCCGGCGCCTGCCCCAGAAGCAGGGGAAGCATCGGGGTCGAGGACTCAGGGGGAGGCAGAGGCGCCTCCACCTCCTTACGCCTCCATTGACCTGGGAGCAACCGCTGCAGCACCCG AGACTAGTTTCCGAAGTGACTTCCCAGTGCCTCCGCCCTACAGCGTCGCCACCTCACTGCCCACGTATGACGAAGCGGAGAAGGCCAAAGCGGCCGCCATGGCTACCTCCACCGTGGAGGTGATGCCACGG GATGATGAATTCCCTCCCAGAGATGACTTCAGCGACGCTGATCAGCTTCGAGTTGGGAACGATGGAATCTTCATGTTGGCCTTTTTCA TGGCCTTCCTGTTCAACTGGATCGGGTTCTGCCTGTCCTTCTGTCTGACCAACACCATCGCAGGACGCTACGGAGCCATCTGCGGCTTCGGACTTTCCCTAATCAAGTGGATTCTTATTGTCAGG TTCTCCGACTACTTCACTGGCTACTTCAACGGTCAATACTGGCTCTGGTGGATCTTCCTGTTGCTCG GCCTCCTGCTGTTCTTCAGGGGTTTCGTCAACTACCTTAAAGTCCGCAACATGTCAGAGAATATGGCCACCTCTCATAGAACAcgcctcttcttcctctactAA